TAAGATTGAGAATCATCCATTATTCCCAAACAGAACTAATGTACAAATGGTAAAAGTAATTTCAGATAGCACCATTGAAATTAGGATATGGGAAAGAGGCGCTGGATATACTTTAGCCTCTGGAAGTAGTTCCTGTGCTTCTGCCTGCGCAGCCTATAAAAAGGGGCTTGTGAAAAATAATGTCAAAGTAATAATGCCAGGTGGAGAATTATATGTAAACATAAAAGAGAATGGACATGTATTTTTAAAGGGACCTGCTCAGGAGATTTTTGAAGGAACTTTAAGTAAAGAATTTTTAGAAGAGCTCATAAGAATTCCATAAAGGTCCCAAAAATAAATCGGGTTTAAAATTATTAATATCTTTTTTAGCCATATAGATAACATAAGGACTTGTAATAGTTATTAACGGAACTTTATTACTCCATAGTCTCTGGAGCTTGTACATATTTATCTTTTTAGTTGTCAAATTACTACCAACTAAATAGTTATTAAAAAGTATATCTAACTCCTTTTCCCAATCAAAATAAGGTCTTCGTTGATATGGAAACCAAAAATGTTTATCTCCTTTTGACAAAAAGACATTTGAGTTTTCTTCGGGATAAATCCCCCAATCATATCTTGTTAAAATCAGTTCCCAATTGAATGTTTGGTAAAGATATATATTAATATTATTTTTATCTGAAATGGTAAGTTTTATTCCTAATTTTTCAAAATCATCTTTAATTATCTCCGCTATTTTTCTAACTATTTCATTATGATTTACAAGCACTTCAAACTCTAATTTATTCCCACTTAAATCCTCTAAATAACCATCTTTATCTCTATCCCGCAATCCTAAACTCTCTAAAAGATTTCTTGCTAAATCCAAATTATAATTAAATTCAAAGATATTTTTAGTATAGAAGCAGGATAAAGGATGAATTGGATTTTCCCTTATACCTGCATAGCCCCAATACACTTTTTCAATTATTTTTTCTCTATTTATGGCATGAGATAAGGCTCTTCTGAAATTTACATTTTGAAAGAGCTTTAATTTGTATTTAGGAATAGGAGCATATGGGTTTTGGTTAATTAATAATACGTCACTTAAAAAATCTAAACCTAAATTATAAATGTTATAATCTCTTTCATATGAACTAATGTTTTTTAAGTCTTTTTCTTCTATTTTTTTAATATCGACATCTCTATTTTCTAAGCTAATAGTTATCCTATCAAGATACGGTAATTGATTATTCGCTTTATCCTTCCTCCAATAATAGATATTTTTCTCAAAAGAAATCTCTTTATTAGGAATATATTCTTTCATATAGAAAGGTCCTGTTCCTATCCTATATTCACTTTTTATATGGGCTGGGAGAATTAAGGGAAGCCTTCCATAAAAAGGATATGTAAAATCAGGGAAAATAATCTTTACAACATAATTACTAACTTTTTCAGCAATTATCCCCTTTTCTTTCAGATCTGCGAAGGAATAAACTACATCATCTGCACTAAAATCTTTTCCATCAGCCCATTTAACATTATTTCTCAATTTAAAAAACCAAACTTTACCCTTCTCATAGATTCTCCACGATTCTGCCAAAACAGGTATCAACTTATTTTCTTTCTGATTAACAGTAAAAAGAGGCTCATACAGGAGATTAATAACCTCTTTGGGATAGGAATAGAGATTTTTTGTATCAATATTAAAGAAACCAATATAGATACTCAGGCTTTGCCTATTATTTTCTAAAAAAGAAAAACTATTATTTAAAAATAAAAATAGAAATACTACAAGTACAACAGCTCTTTTCATACTTGGGATAATTTTATATCTTAACTAATAAGATGTCAATTAAAAGGACTTTTTCAAAGTTATCAATTGTTCTAAATGTGTTCTCTCCTGATTTATTATTTCCCTTACTATTTTCTTACTTTTTTCTTTTAAATGATCTAAAATTCCATAATAAAATAAAAGAGAATCTTTTTCCAAAGAAATAGCCAAATCTATGGCAGATGAGGAATTAAAAAAGGTATCCTCTTTTAAAATCCTATCCCAATCTATAAAAACTTGTGCAGAAACCCAAGCATGTAGGTATTTGTTTGCCTCCTCATCCTCATAAGCAGTTAAAAATTCTTCTTTTTCTAAATTCTTATATATTTCCTTGAAGGTTTCTGCATGCCTTCTTTCCTCTAAGGCTAAAAAGTTAAAAATCTTTTTAACTTCATCTTTAAAAGCCTTTTCTGAAAACAAATTATAAAACTTTTCACCTTCCTCTTCTATATGGATAGCCATCTCTAATATGTCCTTATCTGAGAATAAAATTGGCATAGTCCTACATCCTCCTTCGAATGATTTTTTTTAAGGGCTCCCAAAAAATGGGAGCCCTCGAATAAGAGCTTGTTATTCAAAGACCTTAAAACTTGTTCTTGGTGCTCCACATATAGGACACTTATCAGGAACTTCCCCTTCTCCAGTATATCCACAAACATCACAAACATATACTTTTCCAAGTTCCAAATCTTCTCCCTTTTCTGCTTTATCTTTTGCCTTCTTATACATCTCCGCATGAATTTTTTCTGCTTCCAATGCAAAGGTTGTGGATCTAACAGCACCTTTCTCATTTTGTAATTCTGCAACCTGTCTATAGGCAGGATACATTTCCTCTACCTCAAAAGTTTCACCATTAATAGCAACCTGTAAATTTTCAGGAGTTTTATTTATTCCACTCAGTTCTCTTAAATGGTTTCTTGCATGAACTAACTCTGCATAAGCTATGGCTCTGAATAATTTAGAAATATTTTTTAATCCTTCCTTTTCTGCTACATCCGCATAGATCATATATTTCATATGGGCTTGACTTTCACCAGCAAAAGCACTTTTTAAATTCTCCTCTGTCATCTTCCTCATGCTCACACCTCCACATAAAATTATTATCATTTTTATTATAGCATTACTGTTGAATAAATAAAACTTACTTGGTAAACTAATACCATGATATGTGAAATTATTAGTATAGGAACAGAGCTTTTATTAGGTAATATATTAAATACAAATGCCCAGTATATATCAAAAAGATTAGCAGAACTCGGTATATTCGTTTACTATCAAACCACTGTAGGAGATAATATAGACAGGATCAAAAAAGCTATTGAGATTGCTCTGAACAGGAGCGATATTATCATAACTACAGGTGGACTTGGACCAACCCAGGATGATTTAACTAAGGAAGCTATAAGTGAACTTTTAAATATAGAATTAGTTTATGATGAATTTTCTCTTAATAAAATCCAAGAATATTTTGAAAAGAGAAATATACCAATAACAGATAGTAATAAAAAACAAGCGTTAGTTTTGAAAGGAAGTAAGGTCTTAATAAATAATCATGGGTTAGCACCAGGAATGATAATTGAGAAAAACGATAAAATCCTTATAATACTCCCAGGTCCACCTCGTGAAATGATTCCTATGTTTGATGAACAGGTAACTCCATTTTTAAAGCAATTCAGTAAGGGGACACTGTATTCTGAAATTTTAAGATTTTGTGGTATAGGAGAAAGCCTATTGGAAGAAAAAATAAAAGATCTTATTAAAAATCAGAGAAATCCAACTATTGCACCATATATAAGTAGCGGAGAGGTTATTCTAAGAATAACTTCCTACGCTGAAAGTGTAGAGGAAGGGAAAAAGCTGATAAATCCTGTAAAAGAAATTATTGTGAATAGATTGAAGGAATATTTCTATGGTGAAGGAGATATTACAATAGAAGAGGTTATTGCAAAACTACTTATTGATAATAACCTTACAATCTCTATTGCAGAATCTTGCACAGGTGGATTACTTACATCAAGACTTGTAAACGTTCCTGGTATTTCAAAAGTATTAAAAGAAGGCATCATTGCATACAGTAATGAATCAAAAATAAAAAGACTATCAGTAAGGGAAGATACAATAAAAAAATATGGGGCTGTTAGTAAAGAATGTGCTTTAGAAATGGCTGAAGGAGTAGCCAAAGTTTCCAATTCAAATATTGGATTATCTATAACAGGTATTGCAGGTCCAGAAGGTGGCACTCCTGAAAAACCTGTAGGTTTAGTTTATACAGGTCTCTATATTAACGGAATAAAAAAAGTTAATGAATTTCGCTTTTCTGGCGATAGAGAAAGAATAAGAACCCAATCAGTATTATACAGTTTGAATTGGCTTAGACAAGAATTAATGTCATTTACCAGCCAACATAATATCCTCTAATTTGAGCATAGGGGATACAACAGTACCATTAAAAGTGATCTCCTTTGACACTTCACTCACTGATTGTAGGAAATCCTTAAGATTTCCAGATATTGTAATCTCACAAACAGGTCCTACAAACTCTCCATCCTTTATCCATAAACCATCCGCCCCTATAGAAAAGTCTCCTGATATAGGATCAATAAGATGTAATCCCATTAAGTTAAATACATACAATCCATCTTTCGTAGACTTAATAATCTCTTCTTCTGATTTTTCTCCAGGTTTTATAAAGAGATTGAAAGCACCAACACCTGGTAAATTTTTATAACTTCCTCTCACACAATTTCCAGTTGATTTCACATTATCTTTATTAGCTGTATATAAATTATGTAAGAAAGAGTTTAATTTTCCATCTTTCACAATTTCTTTACTTTTAGTAAAAATTCCCTCATCATCAAATTTTCTTCTAAGAAAAGCCTCTTCAAGATTAGGATCTTCAATTATGGTAAGTTTCTCTGAAGCTATTTTTTCACCTATTTTATTTTTAAAAATGGATTTTCCTTTTTGCACCATATCTGCAGAAAAAGCCTGAACAAAAACTTCTAATAAATCCTGAGCACGTTCTCTCGGTAATATTACAACCGCCCTCTGAGAAGAAATAGGTTTTGCTCCCAATAGACTTATTGCCTTCCAAACCGATTTACTTATCAGATCATTAAAATCTAAATCGTACCACGTTTTTCCAACTTTAAACTCCCATGAACCCCTTTCATCTTTTCCATCTGAAGCACCAACTTCAGTATATACATACTGATACTGATAATTGTATTCTAATTCAGAACCCAAACTATTTAATATATTAACTCTAACCTTGTAAAATTCATACGTAACTTCTCTAATACTTTTTATTCTTTTATCTTTTGCATAAATTTGTTTTTCAACTTCCTTTAAAGTATCAATTTTTTCACGAATAGAAGGTTCATCTCTATAAAAATTTTCATCTTTACAAATAACATTTTCTACAAAGGTCCAATTATTATCCTCCGACAATACTTCTGCTGAATTTATCGCTTTATCCAAAATATCTTCCATTTTCTCTATATTGTTGGCATAAGAAAAACCATGTCTATTATTTTTTATAACCCTAACACTATATCCAGATTCTTTAGAAGACTGAAACCTTTCAATATCTCCCCCACTAATAGACAAATGAACCTTCTCAACTTCTTGATAAAAGAGCTCTGCCTTCTTTATATTCTTCTTATCAACACATTGGATAAATCTATTTTTAAGATCAATATTCATCAGTTCTCCTCCTTAGTCCCACCAACAGTAATCTTAGAAACCAAAACTGTGGGCATACCGTCAGTTACAGGTACTCCTTGCATATCCTTTCCACAAGTACCTGGGGCAAAACCCAAATCATTACCAATCATTTCAATTAATTCTAAAACCTTAGGACCATTTCCAATTAAAGTAGCACCTCTAACAGGAACTGAAATCTTTCCATTCCTTATTAGATATCCTTCTTCTACAGCAAAAACAAAATCACCACTTATTGTATCTACCTGACCTCCTCCCATCTTCACCACATATAATCCCTTATCTACACTATTTAATATATCCTCAGGATTTTTTTCTCCTGGCAAGATAAAAGTATTTGTCATTCGAGGAATGGGAGGAAATCTAAAATTTTGTCTTCTACCATTGCCTGTTGGTTTTGCACCTAAATTTTTTGCTGATAATCTTGAATGCATGTATCCTCTTAATATACCTTTTTCAATCAAAATGTTATATTGAGAGGGAATTCCTTCATCATCAAAACTAAAACTCCCATAATAGCCTTCTAAATTACCTGCATCCACAAGAGTTATATGTTCAGAAGCAACTTTTTGTCCTACTTTTCCAGCATAAACCGACACATTCTTTTCTACCAAATCTCCTTCTAATCCATGACCTACTGCTTCATGCACTATAACTCCCCCAGCTTTTGAGGAAATAACAACTGGCATTTCTCCCGCTGGTGCCTCCTCAGCAGAAAGCAGTAGAACTGCTCTTCTTGCAGACTCAAGAGCTACATTTATCGCTACTTCCTCCTTCAAAATATTAAAATCGCCAAGCCTTGCAAAGGACTCATACCCTGTTTGTATAAGACCATCCTTACCAGCCACAGAAAAACCATATAAGGATGTTCTAAATCTTCTATCTTCCTTATAATCGCCATTCGAGTTCGCAATAATCACTTTTTGATCACTACATCTTAATCCTGCTGTAAATTGAATTATAGAAGAATTATATTTTCTTGCCTTATCATTCATTAACTTCAAAAGCTCTGCTCCACTATTAAGATTAAAATGAGATATATCTCTTTTAATATCCTGAGAGTATCCTATTTCTTTATCTTCTAATGCAATTCTTTTTAAATAATCACCCTCACTTATTGCAAGAGCTATTTCTTTTGCCAATTTTCTTAAACCCTGATGGGTTATATCATTAGTATAACCATAAAAGGTAATATTCCCCTTTATAACTCTTATACCAACCCCAAAATCTTCTCCAAAAACTGCCTCCTCAATCTTATTATCATCAAGTTTTAATAATATAGAGTTACTTTCCTCATAAAATAACTCTGAAAAATCTCCACCTTTTTCCAAAGAAATAGCCAAAATCTCCTCAATTATATTTTTGTTAAACAAGCTATAACCACCTCACAGAAAAAATTTGGGGTAGGAAAGTTCCTACCCCTTAAAAAAATCTCTCTATAGAGTAATGGCAGAAACTGGACAAGAATCTGCTGCATCTTGACAACAGCCTGCAGATTCACAATCTGCACCCTCAATAACTCGAGCCTTGCCCTCCTCATCAATCTCAAATACATCAGGGCATAAAGATGCACAGACTCCACATCCTATACATAAGTCTCTATCAACTTTAGGTGCTCCCATTAAATTAACCTCCTCTATATAAAATTTTTCTCTAAAGAATAAATAAAAATTTTTTTATTGTCAATTTAATTCTTTTTAAAATCAATCTTAGCTCCTTCCTTAAAACCAAACTTTTCAAAGAATCCCATCTTAACCTCCAAAGCATATCTATAAGGCTTTGGACTAAAATAAACAGGGCAATCTTCTCCTTTACAAGGATACATTTTTTGAATATTAAAGATTATCTTCTGTGAATTTATAAATGCAATTTCTAAAGGAACATAGGTATTTTTCATCCAAAAACCATAACTAACATCCTGGGGAAAAATAAAAAGCATTCCAAAGTTCCAAGGTATATCCTTTCTATACATTAAGCCAAAAGAATGAAGCTCATCTCTATCCGCTATCTCTATTGGAATAGTCAATTTTTTGCTTCCTTGAGTTATAGTTAAGTGCCCTTTGGGGAATTTAGGGAATTTAATTTCTTCTCCAAATCCCACAATCAAAAAGAGAAAAACAAGAATAAAAATTAATATTAACCCTTTTTTTAACATAATTATCACCTCGTAAAAGTAATAGTGATATAATTATACAAGATGAAAAGAGAATTTGCAGATTTACCTTTACATTCAGGAAAAGCCCCCTACTGGCTTTTTCAGAGAATGAAAAAGCTCGCAAGGGAAATAATTCTTTTGTTTTATATAGAAAATAGAATTTCCGATTTTATTAGAAACTTATCAGACCCTTATTGGTTTCAAGCTTTAGGATGTGTACTTGGTTTCGACTGGCATTCCAGTGGACTTACCACAACCACAGGAGGTGCTCTGAAAGAAGGTTTAGGAGAGTTAAGCAAAGAATTAGGGCTCTTTATTGTGGGAGGAAAGGGTAAAACTGCTTTAAATACACCAGATGAGATCAAAAGTTTGGCAGATTCTATAGGGTTTGATCCTAACCCCTGGATTACTTTAAGTAGACTTGTAGCAAGAATAGATAATAATGCCCTTCAAGATGGTTACCAGCTCTATCATCATCTATTAATTTTTACAAAAGATGGAGCGTGGTGTGTAATTCAACAGGGGATGAATGAAAAAAATAATTATGCAAGGAGATACCACTGGTTAGGAGAAGAGGTTGTAAGCTTTATAGAAGATCCCCACAAAGCTATTTGTACTCAAAAATTTGAAAATAATGTATTAAATTTGGTAGCAAAGGAAAGCAAATCTGCCCAAGAAGTCATCTTAAACATAGTAAAAGAAAATCCCAAATCAGTGATTAAAACTTATGAAAAGATCTCAAATTCTCTTATACTTCCTCCTCATCACTCAATAACAACAAAAGAGATAAAACCTGAAAATCTAAAAACAATTATTTTAAAAACCTATGAGAATCCGCCCAAGGATTTTCAGGAACTAATACTATATGAGGGAGTGGGAGCAAAAACATTAAGGGCTTTAGCATTAATTAGCGAATTAGTATATGGTACTCCTCCGAGCTTCAAAGATCCAGCAAGGTTCAGTTTTGCTCATGGAGGAAAAGATGGCATTCCTTATCCAGTAGATAAAAGAACCTACGATAAATCCATTGAAATTTTAGAAAAAGCCATTAAAAAGGCTAAATTAGGAAAAAGGGAAGAAATTGATGCCTTAAAAAAATTGTCTTTTTATTTCAAACTGTAATAATGAGCCCATCTAATAGGCTCAGGCAATCTATACTTAGCTATCGTTTTTAAAATTATCTCTCTTGCAGACTCTAAAGACACTTTATGTCCAGGAGAAACAAATACAGGTTTTACATTCTCTTTAGTCCTTAAAACTATTCCAACTACCTCTTTTCTGTGATAAATATATTCATATTCTCCTCTTTTGTTTCCAGGAATTTTGAAATTACCCACCAATGGTTTCTTAGCACAACCAATAGTAGGAATATCTAAAACCACTCCAATATGCGAAGCTATTCCTAAGCGTCTTGGATGCGCATAACCTTGACCATCAACAATCAATATATCTGGCTTAATCCTTAGATTTTCCCAACACTTCACTATACTCAAACCTTCCCTAAAACTTAAAAAGGTTGGAATATAAGGAATCTTTTCTTCAGTAACAAATCTCTGAACCTCAACACATCTTAATGTATCCATTTCTAAAACTACTATCACACCTAATATTTTCCCATCTTTCGACGATGCATCAGCTCCCCCCACAAAGGATAAACTACTAAATTTATCCTGAAGCACTATTTTCTTAGCTAATTTATTTTGAATCTCTATAGCTTCATCTAAATTCCTAAAAGAGAAGTATTTTTCATAATCCAATTATTTCAATACTCCCCCAACAAAGATCCTCTCTTCCCTTTGGAATATAGCCTAAAAGATCAAGAAACTTCTGGAATACCGCCACCTTTTGTTGAGAAAAATAAATAGACACAAAATTTCTTAAAGAATCTCTTGGAATAAGGATATATTTGTTTTCATTAACCCTTTTTACTTCTTTTAGAGGAAAACTAACTTTATAATCTGCTATGTTATATCTACGTAGTTCTCTAACTCCTTGTAAAATTAACCACAAATCTTCAATATTAAGATATTTTCTAATTATTAACCCCTTATAAACCTCTTCCACATTCTCTGGTAAATTCTTATCGGGTGTTAAATAGATCTTTGAGTAACCATGATAATATTTTTCTCTATTAGGAATTAAAAATGAATTTATATAAATATTTAGGCTTACATCTTGTCTTTGTTTATAAACAATCTTCGAAAAAATCTCTTCAAGTAGTCCAGGAATAATAAATTTAAAACCATCTTCTTCAGGAAATACCTCAACAGGATTTTCTTCTTTATAAACAATAAGGGTAAAATTAATCTTCTCTCCTTTTCTACCTTCAAAGTATTGCATAGGAATTTTTAACTCAAAAATATTTTTTACACCTAAATCCTTTATTCTATCTATCAAAATCCACTTCTCATTTCCCAAAGCTTTCCACAATTCATAATTATTAGAGTTCTTAATCCTAATATTTAAAGATAAAGGATAACCTAAAATCCGTTTTTTATTTCTTATATAAATATTCCTTGCACTATCCTGAGGATGAGAAAAGTAAAAATCTATATAGTAACCATGTTTAAAGAATTCATCAGGATGTATATTTGTATCTACCCTTATATACAAGTTATCAAGATCATAGGCATAGTAAACCCCTTTC
Above is a window of Dictyoglomus sp. NZ13-RE01 DNA encoding:
- a CDS encoding rubrerythrin, with the protein product MPILFSDKDILEMAIHIEEEGEKFYNLFSEKAFKDEVKKIFNFLALEERRHAETFKEIYKNLEKEEFLTAYEDEEANKYLHAWVSAQVFIDWDRILKEDTFFNSSSAIDLAISLEKDSLLFYYGILDHLKEKSKKIVREIINQERTHLEQLITLKKSF
- a CDS encoding ferredoxin; translated protein: MGAPKVDRDLCIGCGVCASLCPDVFEIDEEGKARVIEGADCESAGCCQDAADSCPVSAITL
- a CDS encoding TldD protein; the encoded protein is MFNKNIIEEILAISLEKGGDFSELFYEESNSILLKLDDNKIEEAVFGEDFGVGIRVIKGNITFYGYTNDITHQGLRKLAKEIALAISEGDYLKRIALEDKEIGYSQDIKRDISHFNLNSGAELLKLMNDKARKYNSSIIQFTAGLRCSDQKVIIANSNGDYKEDRRFRTSLYGFSVAGKDGLIQTGYESFARLGDFNILKEEVAINVALESARRAVLLLSAEEAPAGEMPVVISSKAGGVIVHEAVGHGLEGDLVEKNVSVYAGKVGQKVASEHITLVDAGNLEGYYGSFSFDDEGIPSQYNILIEKGILRGYMHSRLSAKNLGAKPTGNGRRQNFRFPPIPRMTNTFILPGEKNPEDILNSVDKGLYVVKMGGGQVDTISGDFVFAVEEGYLIRNGKISVPVRGATLIGNGPKVLELIEMIGNDLGFAPGTCGKDMQGVPVTDGMPTVLVSKITVGGTKEEN
- a CDS encoding competence/damage-inducible protein A; amino-acid sequence: MICEIISIGTELLLGNILNTNAQYISKRLAELGIFVYYQTTVGDNIDRIKKAIEIALNRSDIIITTGGLGPTQDDLTKEAISELLNIELVYDEFSLNKIQEYFEKRNIPITDSNKKQALVLKGSKVLINNHGLAPGMIIEKNDKILIILPGPPREMIPMFDEQVTPFLKQFSKGTLYSEILRFCGIGESLLEEKIKDLIKNQRNPTIAPYISSGEVILRITSYAESVEEGKKLINPVKEIIVNRLKEYFYGEGDITIEEVIAKLLIDNNLTISIAESCTGGLLTSRLVNVPGISKVLKEGIIAYSNESKIKRLSVREDTIKKYGAVSKECALEMAEGVAKVSNSNIGLSITGIAGPEGGTPEKPVGLVYTGLYINGIKKVNEFRFSGDRERIRTQSVLYSLNWLRQELMSFTSQHNIL
- a CDS encoding rubrerythrin, encoding MRKMTEENLKSAFAGESQAHMKYMIYADVAEKEGLKNISKLFRAIAYAELVHARNHLRELSGINKTPENLQVAINGETFEVEEMYPAYRQVAELQNEKGAVRSTTFALEAEKIHAEMYKKAKDKAEKGEDLELGKVYVCDVCGYTGEGEVPDKCPICGAPRTSFKVFE
- a CDS encoding endonuclease V — translated: MDYEKYFSFRNLDEAIEIQNKLAKKIVLQDKFSSLSFVGGADASSKDGKILGVIVVLEMDTLRCVEVQRFVTEEKIPYIPTFLSFREGLSIVKCWENLRIKPDILIVDGQGYAHPRRLGIASHIGVVLDIPTIGCAKKPLVGNFKIPGNKRGEYEYIYHRKEVVGIVLRTKENVKPVFVSPGHKVSLESAREIILKTIAKYRLPEPIRWAHYYSLK
- a CDS encoding PmbA protein encodes the protein MNIDLKNRFIQCVDKKNIKKAELFYQEVEKVHLSISGGDIERFQSSKESGYSVRVIKNNRHGFSYANNIEKMEDILDKAINSAEVLSEDNNWTFVENVICKDENFYRDEPSIREKIDTLKEVEKQIYAKDKRIKSIREVTYEFYKVRVNILNSLGSELEYNYQYQYVYTEVGASDGKDERGSWEFKVGKTWYDLDFNDLISKSVWKAISLLGAKPISSQRAVVILPRERAQDLLEVFVQAFSADMVQKGKSIFKNKIGEKIASEKLTIIEDPNLEEAFLRRKFDDEGIFTKSKEIVKDGKLNSFLHNLYTANKDNVKSTGNCVRGSYKNLPGVGAFNLFIKPGEKSEEEIIKSTKDGLYVFNLMGLHLIDPISGDFSIGADGLWIKDGEFVGPVCEITISGNLKDFLQSVSEVSKEITFNGTVVSPMLKLEDIMLAGK